Genomic segment of candidate division WOR-3 bacterium:
TTTAAATGTCTCCATATAGGGAAAGGCCATAGAGTCGTATAAGGGTTCTAATTCCTCAGGGGTAATTTTCCCGGTGATTATCCAGTCGGTGAAACCAATCTTGCCCCCTGGTTTTAAGACCCGATAGGCTTCCTGAATGAGCCGATTCTTATCGGTAACATAACACCATGCCTCCTGACCCCAGACGACATCAAAGGTCTCTTTTTTGAAAGGGAGGTCTAGCGCATTACCCTCATAGTATTCAATGAGGTGGTCAAGTTTTGCTGCAGCGGTTCTTTCTCTTGCCTTTGCCAGCATCGTCTTGGTCGCATCTAAACCTTTGACATAGACGCCGTATTTACTGGCGAGATGTCGGGCTGGTGCACCTAAGGCACTGCAGATATCTAAGACAACCTGACCGGGCTTGAGTCCGATTTTTTCCGCCAAAAAGTCAGTTGCTTCTGGTCCGCCCGAGTGAATCTGCTCACCCATTACCGCTTCCCAGAGTAGTCCACCGGGACCGTCATAGACATCCTGGACATCCTTTATTGTGTAGTCTTTTTTATAATTCATAAACACCTCCGTTTTTATCGGCAATAAATTTTAAAAGTGGGAAGTTCTTAATATAAGAAGGGAATTTCCTTCCCCTTTGACGGAAGTGGAGGCAACTGCCTCCTCGGAGAAATTTCATACTCCCTTCCGACCTAAGAAATTAATTACTCTCATCTTTATCATAAAAAGTATAATCACAATTTCCCTTTTGTCAAACACCTGCTTTTTGCATCAAGAGATAGTATTCAATCGTTTTCCTAAAACCAAAAACCGGAGCCACCAGAATGAAAGATTGACTTCTTTTTTCTTTCCGATAAATTAAATTATGAGAATATCTTTTATTTTCCTATTTTTTATCGGCCATTGGGCTTTGGGTATTATCCCCTTACCTCCTTCGCCTTCCTGGCAGTCCTCAGATAATGACTACGCCACGGGTGGTGGCTTCGGTGATATTGACACCAATGGTTTTATTGACTACGTCACCTCTAATGGGAATGATATGGCTTCCAATCGCAACGCCGTCTATTTTAATCGGAATGGTATCTTAGAAACCAATGCCGGTTGGCGTTCTCAGGACCAGGGCTATTTCGGTCACCTCTATTTGGGCGATATCAATCAGGACCGCCTTTTAGACT
This window contains:
- a CDS encoding methyltransferase domain-containing protein, whose translation is MNYKKDYTIKDVQDVYDGPGGLLWEAVMGEQIHSGGPEATDFLAEKIGLKPGQVVLDICSALGAPARHLASKYGVYVKGLDATKTMLAKARERTAAAKLDHLIEYYEGNALDLPFKKETFDVVWGQEAWCYVTDKNRLIQEAYRVLKPGGKIGFTDWIITGKITPEELEPLYDSMAFPYMETFKGYQELLKKNGFKVLEALDQTEEFAKCFDEYYHKVTVELKPTIEKNFGSDLYKFAENLVTIWRKAAHEHKVGRGLFIGQK